The Methanorbis furvi region GCCGCGCCACGTGTGCTGTACTCGAACAGTCCGACCCGTCTACTCCGTCATACAGCCCCATCACCCCTTCAATAACCGCAATATCTGCTCCTTCGCATGCCCGCACAAAACAGTCGCGTACTCCCTCCTCCCCGATCATAAACGGATCAAGATTCCGCGACTCGCGTCCGCACACAATCGCATGATGCGAAGGATCGATAAAATCAGGGCCGACCTTGAACGGCTGTACCACCAGACCGCGGGCAACAAGCGCCGCCATAATGCCTGAAGTTGTTGTCGTTTTCCCGCATCCGCTGTGCGTTCCGGCAATCACAACTCTTGGAATAGTTGTCATCTTTTCTCCCCACGCATTTTTGGTGTCGCCTCATCTGTGCGGTCGTCCTTTGGATGTTCTGTTGTATTCAAAAACATTGAGCCTGCATCATCCCTCATAATCGCATACCTTAAATCATTGTGTCTGAAATTACTATAGTAATGTTTTGCTACGGCAAATAAATTGGTGTTTCTGATCTATGCATATCATGGAAGGCTTTCTTCCCGGGCCCTGGTGGCAAATCTGGACAATCATTGCCGCCGTCTGCGTCGTTGCAGGCATTGCCGCCTTCACAAAGCTCGTACGGCAGCGTCCGGAAACCCTTCCTCTTCTCGGACTCGCCGGTGCATTTGTGTTTATCCTCTCATCACTTAAAATACCATCCCTGGGCTCATCATCCCACCCGACCGGAACCGGATTTGGATCCGTCCTGTTCGGTCCTGCCATCACGTCTGTCTTCTGCACGGTCGTTCTCGTGTTTCAGGCACTGTTTCTTGCGCACGGAGGTCTCACAACACTTGGCGCAAACATTGTTGCGATGGGAATCATAGGACCCCTCGCCGCCTGCATGATATTCCGGTTTGGGCACTTGATCACTCCTGAGTTTTCGGTGCGGAGCTTCACGATAACCATGTTTTCTGCCGCCGCAGCTGCCGACCTCGCAACGTACGCGATGACCTCGCTACAGCTTGCCCTTGCCTACCCTGCCGCTGACGGCGGCATCCTCGCAACATTTCTCCTCTACATTGGAATTTTCGGCATCACCCAGATTCCGCTCGCCGTAGTCGAAGGAATCGCTATCGTTCTTCTGATGCGGCTGGTCATCACCGTAAAGCCGGAGATTTTTGTGAGCCTTGGCATCCTTTCCCGCACGGAAACCAAAACACTCGGCGGCGTCTGTGACGCGGATGCCGCACTGCCCAACTCCCGCAAATGGCTGTGGGTCGGCATTCTTGTTGTTTTGATAACAGCGATTCTCGCATTCTCGTTTGCAGTGTATGGAACCCAGCCCGGAACTGATGATATTGTTGCCGGCACGCTTGAAGGGGCGGGCGTTGTTCCCTGGTTTGAAGCAGGCAGTCTGTTCTCTGAAGAGATGCACGGCTGGCTGTTTGCTTTGCAGGCAGCTATTGGAACTGTGATTGTGATCGCATGTCTCTACTGGCTGCGCTACCGGACCAGCTGTGCCAAAGGACGGTGTGGGGAACAGAAACACACCATCTTTGACGAGCACATCCTTGACGATGCCGCAATGGCAAGTCCTCTGCGGCATGTTCCTGCATGGCTGAAACTGGTGCTGTGCGTTGCGTCAATTATCATCGCCGTGACGTCACCGCTGCCGTATGTTCCGCTGTTTATTGCCGGAGTGATGATTGCCGCGTCATTCATTCTTGCAAAAGTGAGCCTGCACCTGTATGCATCTCTTCTGATGATTCCGGTAGCATTTGCCGGTACCGGAGCTCTGGTGATTCTTTTCATCACCGGCGGCGGCGAAACATTGGCGGACCTTTTCACGATTGGTCCCCTGCATCTTTCGATCACCACCAACTCTGTTGCGCTCTCATTTCTTGTGCTGTCGCGGACGCTTGCCGGCATGTGCTGTCTTTTCTTCCTGGCGCTCACGACACCGATGACCTCGCTGTTTGAAGTCCTGAAGAGTCTGCGGTTCCCGCAGGAGTTTGTGGATCTGGCGATGCTGATTTATCGATACATCTTTGTGTTTATCGGGGAGGCCATCAGCATTCACAATGCGCAGGTGATGCGGGGCGGGTATGGTTCGTTCAGAAACTGGATCAGTTCGTTTTCGATGCTTGCATCCATGCTGTTTATCCGCAGCTGGGATCGCGGCGAGGCGATATTTTTGTCGATGGACTCCCGCTGTTATGACGGGTGTATGGTGCTGCCTGAAGAGGAGAGCCGTGCGACGCCCGTGTCCGTGTTCGCGGTCACGATGTTTTTAGTTGCGGCGTTTCTGCTGTTGATTTTTGAATGGAGGTTTGTATGAGCGATTATGTTTTGGAGTTTGATGATGTGTGGTACTCGTACCCTGCTCGTCCCCCGTCTCTTTCGGGGATTTCGTTTGCGGTTGAACGCGGCAAAAAAGTGGCTGTTGTCGGTCCGAACGGGGCTGGCAAGACGACGCTTCTTCTGATGTGCAACGGGACGCTTGTTCCGGAAAAAGGGTCTGTGCGAGTCGATGGGGCTGAGATTGAGTATGACCGCTCGTCTCTCCGGCGTGTCAGAATCGCGGTTGGGCTGGTGTTTCAAAACTCGGACGCGCAGGTGTTTGCGCCGAGTGTGTATGCTGATGTGGCGTTCGGGCCGGCGAACCTGCGGCTGCCTGAAGATGAGATCCGATCGCGTGTTTCTGATGCGCTGTTTGCGGTTGGTCTCGCCGGTTATGAGCGGCGTGCGCCGCATCATCTGTCAGGCGGGGAAAAAAAACGTGTGGCGATCGCTGGAATTTTAGCGATGAAGCCGGAGATTTTGGTGGCTGATGAGCCGACTGCGTCGCTGGATCCTGCTACTGCGGCTGAGATCATGGATCTTTTGGATGAGCTGCATGAGGATGGGACAACGATTCTGTTGTCTACACATGATGTGGAGCTTGCGTAC contains the following coding sequences:
- a CDS encoding energy-coupling factor ABC transporter permease, yielding MHIMEGFLPGPWWQIWTIIAAVCVVAGIAAFTKLVRQRPETLPLLGLAGAFVFILSSLKIPSLGSSSHPTGTGFGSVLFGPAITSVFCTVVLVFQALFLAHGGLTTLGANIVAMGIIGPLAACMIFRFGHLITPEFSVRSFTITMFSAAAAADLATYAMTSLQLALAYPAADGGILATFLLYIGIFGITQIPLAVVEGIAIVLLMRLVITVKPEIFVSLGILSRTETKTLGGVCDADAALPNSRKWLWVGILVVLITAILAFSFAVYGTQPGTDDIVAGTLEGAGVVPWFEAGSLFSEEMHGWLFALQAAIGTVIVIACLYWLRYRTSCAKGRCGEQKHTIFDEHILDDAAMASPLRHVPAWLKLVLCVASIIIAVTSPLPYVPLFIAGVMIAASFILAKVSLHLYASLLMIPVAFAGTGALVILFITGGGETLADLFTIGPLHLSITTNSVALSFLVLSRTLAGMCCLFFLALTTPMTSLFEVLKSLRFPQEFVDLAMLIYRYIFVFIGEAISIHNAQVMRGGYGSFRNWISSFSMLASMLFIRSWDRGEAIFLSMDSRCYDGCMVLPEEESRATPVSVFAVTMFLVAAFLLLIFEWRFV
- a CDS encoding energy-coupling factor ABC transporter ATP-binding protein, giving the protein MSDYVLEFDDVWYSYPARPPSLSGISFAVERGKKVAVVGPNGAGKTTLLLMCNGTLVPEKGSVRVDGAEIEYDRSSLRRVRIAVGLVFQNSDAQVFAPSVYADVAFGPANLRLPEDEIRSRVSDALFAVGLAGYERRAPHHLSGGEKKRVAIAGILAMKPEILVADEPTASLDPATAAEIMDLLDELHEDGTTILLSTHDVELAYRWADEVILLGGGELLHQGTPAAVFTDRELMRSARLTPPVLLDLYMELSRRSLVDADVPPKGIPEMTQLIEGVPSKERKFGTVFVADTDVLTKEGLDTLCAEHSSRRMGAMGTRAKRFCHDAGHSPDYTYGVVDKCLLAAMTGEDTLILTCGGMLDRVELRARLFAEESGISVPVVRV